A single genomic interval of Bradyrhizobium sp. AZCC 1693 harbors:
- the lptB gene encoding LPS export ABC transporter ATP-binding protein, with amino-acid sequence MVDLLGMFRRRPAKRGAPGFARSRDDITALGDSFGDMLKSPVRDGPPMARSAALPGLDLPQPQPDAEPPREPRHRAQAPRPKANGGEAPRLIKRPGFLAVHSVEKSFGTRQVVRGVSIYVRRGEAVGLLGPNGAGKTTVFYMITGLIKADRGAIELDGHDVTKLPMYQRARLGIGYLPQEASIFRGLTVEQNIRAVLEVVEPNRRKREAELNSLLDEFNITRLRKSPSIALSGGERRRVEIARALATRPNYMLLDEPFAGIDPIAVGDIQDLVRHLTNRGIGVLITDHNVRETLGLTDRAYIVYAGQILTEGSPEEIVNDPDVRRLYLGEEFRL; translated from the coding sequence ATGGTGGATTTACTCGGCATGTTCCGTCGACGCCCCGCGAAACGCGGTGCCCCCGGGTTTGCGCGTTCGCGCGACGACATCACCGCGCTCGGCGATTCCTTCGGCGACATGCTGAAGAGCCCGGTGCGCGATGGGCCGCCGATGGCGCGCTCCGCCGCCCTGCCCGGGCTGGACTTGCCGCAGCCGCAGCCCGACGCAGAACCGCCGCGCGAGCCGCGTCACCGTGCGCAGGCGCCACGTCCCAAGGCCAACGGCGGCGAAGCGCCGCGGCTGATCAAGCGGCCCGGCTTCCTCGCTGTGCACAGCGTGGAAAAGAGTTTCGGCACGCGCCAGGTCGTGCGCGGCGTCAGCATCTATGTCCGCCGCGGCGAGGCGGTCGGTCTGTTGGGTCCGAACGGCGCCGGCAAGACCACGGTGTTCTATATGATCACCGGGCTGATCAAGGCGGATCGCGGCGCCATCGAACTCGACGGCCACGACGTCACCAAGCTGCCGATGTATCAGCGCGCGCGGCTCGGCATCGGCTATCTGCCGCAGGAAGCCTCGATCTTCCGCGGCCTCACCGTCGAGCAGAACATTCGCGCCGTGCTCGAGGTCGTCGAGCCCAACCGCAGGAAGCGCGAGGCCGAACTCAACTCGCTGCTTGATGAATTCAACATCACGCGGCTGCGCAAGTCGCCATCGATCGCGCTGTCCGGCGGCGAGCGCCGCCGCGTCGAAATCGCGCGCGCACTGGCGACGCGTCCGAACTACATGCTGCTCGACGAACCCTTTGCCGGCATCGATCCGATCGCGGTCGGCGACATTCAGGACCTCGTCCGCCACCTCACCAACCGCGGCATCGGCGTCCTGATCACCGACCACAATGTGCGCGAAACGCTGGGGCTGACCGACCGCGCCTATATCGTCTATGCCGGGCAGATCTTGACCGAGGGCAGTCCGGAAGAGATCGTCAACGATCCGGATGTACGCCGCCTTTACCTTGGCGAGGAATTCCGGCTTTAG
- the rpoN gene encoding RNA polymerase factor sigma-54: MALTQRLEFRQSQSLVMTPQLMQAIKLLQLSNLDLSAFVEEELERNPLLERANDGPEAPVAGEPATERAEFSESGDAGSYGDEGGDASDMASGPAFEPGQEEWLNRDLGSRTEIEQTLDTPLDNVFSEEPAEAAARVAQDAAPTAYTEWGGGASNDDDYNLEAFVAAEVTLGSHLAEQLAVAFSGPAQRMIGQYLIDLVDDAGYLPPDLGQAAERLGASQGDVDAVLSVLQKFDPPGVCARNLSECLAIQLRELNRYDPAMQALVENLDLLAKRDIASLRKLCGVDDEDITDMIGEIRRLDPKPGLRFGSARTQTMVPDVYVRPGPDGGWHVELNSDTLPRVLVNQVYYTELSKTIRKDGDKSYFTDCLQNATWLVRALDQRARTILKVATEIVRQQDGFFTHGVAHLRPLNLKAVADAIQMHESTVSRVTANKYMATNRGSFELKYFFTASIASADGGEAHSAEAVRHHIKQLIDAEAPNAILSDDTIVERLRESGIDIARRTVAKYREAMRIPSSVQRRRDKQSMLGNALSAPAASPDRSRDTAPA, encoded by the coding sequence ATGGCGCTAACGCAGAGATTAGAGTTCCGCCAGTCGCAGTCGCTGGTGATGACGCCGCAATTGATGCAGGCGATCAAGCTGCTGCAATTGTCGAATCTCGACCTCTCGGCCTTCGTCGAGGAGGAGCTGGAACGCAATCCGCTGCTGGAGCGCGCCAATGACGGTCCCGAAGCTCCGGTGGCGGGGGAGCCGGCCACTGAGCGTGCCGAGTTCTCCGAATCCGGCGATGCCGGTAGCTATGGCGACGAGGGCGGCGATGCCTCCGATATGGCGTCAGGCCCCGCCTTCGAGCCCGGCCAGGAGGAATGGCTGAACCGCGACCTCGGCAGCCGCACCGAGATCGAGCAGACGCTGGATACCCCCCTCGACAACGTATTTTCCGAGGAACCCGCCGAAGCCGCCGCGCGCGTGGCGCAGGATGCGGCACCGACCGCCTACACCGAATGGGGCGGCGGCGCCTCCAACGACGACGACTACAATCTGGAAGCCTTCGTCGCCGCCGAGGTGACGCTCGGCAGCCACCTCGCCGAACAGCTCGCGGTGGCGTTCAGCGGACCGGCGCAGCGCATGATCGGGCAGTATCTGATCGATCTCGTCGACGATGCCGGCTACCTGCCGCCGGATCTGGGACAGGCCGCAGAGCGGCTGGGCGCCTCGCAAGGGGATGTCGACGCGGTGCTGAGCGTGCTGCAGAAATTCGATCCGCCCGGCGTCTGTGCACGGAATTTGAGCGAGTGCCTCGCAATCCAGCTCCGTGAGCTAAACCGCTACGACCCCGCGATGCAGGCGCTGGTGGAAAATCTCGATCTGCTGGCCAAGCGCGACATCGCCTCTCTGCGCAAATTGTGCGGCGTCGACGACGAAGATATCACCGACATGATCGGTGAAATCCGCCGTCTCGATCCCAAGCCCGGCCTGAGGTTCGGCTCGGCGCGCACGCAGACCATGGTGCCCGACGTCTATGTGCGGCCCGGCCCGGACGGCGGCTGGCATGTCGAACTCAACAGCGACACGTTGCCGCGCGTGCTGGTCAATCAGGTCTATTACACCGAGCTGTCGAAGACGATCCGCAAGGACGGCGACAAATCCTATTTCACCGACTGCCTGCAGAACGCGACCTGGCTGGTCCGCGCGCTGGATCAGCGCGCCCGCACCATCCTGAAGGTCGCGACCGAAATCGTGCGCCAGCAGGACGGCTTCTTCACCCATGGTGTCGCGCATCTGCGGCCGCTGAATCTGAAGGCGGTGGCGGATGCCATTCAGATGCACGAATCGACGGTGTCGCGGGTCACCGCCAACAAATATATGGCGACCAATCGCGGCAGCTTCGAGCTGAAATATTTCTTCACCGCCTCGATCGCGTCGGCCGACGGCGGCGAAGCCCACTCGGCGGAGGCGGTCCGTCACCACATCAAGCAATTAATCGACGCGGAAGCTCCAAATGCGATCCTCTCCGACGATACCATCGTGGAACGATTGCGCGAATCCGGCATTGATATTGCCCGCCGCACGGTCGCGAAATACCGCGAAGCGATGCGTATTCCTTCCTCGGTGCAGCGCCGCCGCGATAAACAGAGCATGCTCGGTAACGCACTTTCCGCTCCCGCCGCTTCCCCCGACCGGTCTCGCGATACGGCCCCGGCCTGA
- the hpf gene encoding ribosome hibernation-promoting factor, HPF/YfiA family has translation MTLRISGKSISVGDALRSRVSDRTDEVLRKYFDGNYSGHITLSKDGFGFRTDCALHLDSGITLEADSNATDAYASADQALLMIEKRLRRYKSRLKDRSARKAYAASAALAEIEAPVLDAPSYVIEAPAGGDEEVITYSPVIIAEATTSLKRLSVSEAVMELDLTGAACIVFQHGSSGRVNIIYRRTDGNVGWVDPPAVTP, from the coding sequence ATGACCCTTCGAATCTCCGGGAAAAGCATCAGTGTCGGCGACGCGCTTCGTTCGCGCGTCAGCGATCGCACCGATGAGGTCCTGAGAAAATATTTCGACGGCAACTATTCCGGTCACATCACGCTGAGCAAGGATGGCTTCGGCTTCCGCACCGACTGCGCACTGCATTTGGATTCCGGGATTACGCTGGAGGCCGATTCCAACGCCACCGACGCCTATGCCAGCGCCGATCAGGCGCTCCTGATGATCGAGAAGCGCCTGCGCCGCTACAAGAGCCGGCTGAAGGACCGCTCGGCCCGCAAGGCCTATGCCGCCTCTGCGGCTCTGGCCGAGATCGAGGCGCCGGTGCTCGACGCGCCGAGCTATGTGATCGAGGCGCCGGCCGGAGGCGACGAGGAAGTCATCACCTACAGCCCCGTCATCATTGCCGAGGCGACCACGTCGCTGAAACGGCTTTCGGTCAGCGAGGCGGTCATGGAGCTGGATCTGACCGGAGCGGCCTGCATCGTGTTCCAGCATGGCTCAAGCGGCCGGGTGAACATCATTTACCGCCGTACGGACGGCAATGTCGGCTGGGTCGACCCCCCGGCGGTTACCCCCTGA
- the ptsN gene encoding PTS IIA-like nitrogen regulatory protein PtsN, producing MTITDLVAPEAILPALKVISKKQALQELAARASALTGQNERSVFEVLLQREKLGTTAVGYGVAIPHGKLPKLEKLFGLFARLERPIDFEAMDGQPVDLIFLLLAPEGAGADHLKALARIARLLRDQDVAKKLRASRDAQAIYSVLALPPASAA from the coding sequence ATGACGATTACCGATCTGGTCGCACCCGAGGCGATTCTCCCCGCTTTGAAGGTCATCAGCAAGAAACAGGCGCTGCAGGAACTGGCGGCGCGCGCCTCTGCCCTGACCGGGCAGAACGAACGGTCGGTGTTCGAGGTGCTGTTGCAGCGCGAGAAGCTGGGCACCACCGCCGTCGGCTACGGCGTCGCCATTCCGCACGGCAAGCTGCCGAAACTCGAAAAGCTGTTCGGCCTGTTCGCCCGGCTCGAACGCCCGATCGATTTCGAGGCGATGGACGGCCAACCGGTCGACCTGATCTTCCTGCTGCTGGCGCCGGAAGGCGCCGGCGCCGATCATCTGAAGGCGCTGGCGCGGATCGCACGGCTGTTGCGCGACCAGGACGTCGCCAAGAAGCTGCGCGCCTCGCGCGATGCCCAGGCGATCTATTCGGTGCTCGCCCTGCCGCCGGCGAGCGCGGCATAG
- a CDS encoding methyl-accepting chemotaxis protein, translated as MTLRLTISRAILIFGLVTALGLGAVIATSVYGLSQLKVGGPLYNQIKLGNDLIADILPPPEYVIEAYLESTLVLHDPAQLAAHRDRLAQLKKEYDERWDFWVKSDLDPVLKGKLVEKSDSEVRRFWTAIQDGLLPALAKGDIAAAAKSYAEITARYTAHRAIIDDIVKQTNDQNAATEVAATGRVSTFTFVLWGVSAAVFLVIGAGIFGVAFGVIRPIAAMTDVMKGLAGGDLNVSVPALSRGDEVGAMARAVQVFKDNAQRVQSMEQEQAGLKLKAEGDRKAAMQQMADGFDSAIGKIIQTVSTASSELESSAGQLTKTAEVTQVLSATVASASEQSSANAQSAAAAAEEMASSVSEISRQVQDSHKISREAVSQVEQTNARIADLAQSASRIGEVVKMISAVAEQTNLLALNATIEAARAGEAGRGFAVVASEVKALAAQTAKATEEISEQIGQMQSATNQSVSAIQEIGGTIGRIAEISQAIAAAVEEQGATTQEISRNVQQAAQGATQVAGSITDVNRGATDTGAASTHVHGLARSLLGQSNHLKGEVEKFLSTVRAA; from the coding sequence ATGACGCTGCGGCTGACGATTTCGCGCGCAATATTGATTTTTGGACTAGTTACCGCATTGGGCCTCGGTGCCGTGATTGCCACCAGCGTTTACGGGCTGTCGCAGCTCAAGGTCGGCGGTCCGCTCTACAATCAGATCAAGCTCGGCAACGACCTCATCGCCGACATTCTGCCGCCGCCGGAATACGTCATCGAAGCCTATCTCGAGTCCACCCTCGTGTTGCACGATCCGGCGCAGCTTGCGGCGCATCGCGACAGGCTGGCGCAGCTCAAGAAGGAATATGACGAGCGGTGGGATTTCTGGGTCAAATCCGATCTCGATCCGGTGCTCAAGGGCAAGCTGGTGGAGAAATCCGATAGCGAGGTGCGCCGCTTCTGGACCGCGATTCAGGACGGCCTGCTGCCCGCGCTCGCCAAGGGCGACATCGCCGCGGCGGCGAAATCCTATGCTGAAATCACCGCGCGTTACACCGCGCACCGCGCCATCATCGACGATATCGTCAAGCAGACCAACGACCAGAACGCGGCGACGGAAGTCGCGGCGACCGGACGTGTCAGCACATTCACGTTTGTGTTGTGGGGCGTTTCGGCCGCGGTGTTTCTCGTCATCGGCGCAGGTATTTTCGGCGTGGCATTCGGCGTCATTCGTCCCATCGCGGCAATGACTGACGTGATGAAGGGGCTCGCGGGTGGCGACCTCAATGTCTCGGTTCCGGCGCTCAGCCGCGGCGATGAAGTGGGCGCCATGGCGCGCGCGGTCCAGGTCTTCAAGGACAACGCCCAGCGCGTTCAGTCGATGGAACAGGAGCAGGCCGGCCTGAAGCTGAAGGCGGAAGGCGACCGCAAGGCCGCGATGCAGCAGATGGCCGACGGCTTCGATTCCGCGATCGGAAAAATCATCCAGACCGTATCGACCGCTTCCTCCGAACTCGAATCATCGGCCGGACAACTGACCAAGACGGCCGAAGTGACCCAGGTGCTGTCGGCAACGGTCGCCTCCGCATCGGAGCAATCCTCGGCCAACGCGCAGTCCGCCGCGGCGGCCGCGGAAGAGATGGCCTCATCGGTGTCGGAGATCAGCCGCCAGGTGCAGGATTCGCACAAGATCTCCCGCGAGGCGGTGAGCCAGGTCGAGCAGACCAATGCGCGGATCGCCGATCTCGCCCAGTCCGCCAGCCGGATCGGCGAAGTGGTCAAAATGATCAGCGCGGTCGCCGAGCAGACCAATTTGCTGGCGCTGAACGCCACGATCGAGGCGGCGCGCGCCGGCGAGGCGGGACGGGGATTTGCCGTCGTTGCATCCGAGGTCAAGGCGCTTGCCGCGCAGACCGCGAAAGCGACCGAGGAAATCAGCGAGCAGATCGGCCAGATGCAGTCGGCGACCAACCAGTCGGTATCGGCGATTCAGGAAATCGGCGGCACGATCGGCCGCATCGCGGAAATTTCGCAGGCGATCGCGGCAGCGGTGGAAGAGCAGGGTGCCACGACGCAGGAAATCTCGCGCAACGTGCAGCAGGCGGCGCAGGGAGCCACGCAGGTCGCGGGCAGCATCACGGACGTCAACCGCGGGGCGACCGATACCGGCGCGGCATCGACGCATGTGCACGGGCTGGCCCGGTCGCTGCTCGGGCAGAGCAATCATCTCAAGGGTGAGGTGGAGAAATTCCTCTCGACCGTGCGCGCGGCGTAA
- a CDS encoding GNAT family N-acetyltransferase, translated as MLRDAALGKALLALNNAHAQELSWLEAERLEYLISEAFLARRIGRLDAFLLAFDQDARYDSPNFIWFHARYPRFVYVDRIVVAPSARGRGCGRRLYDDLFEHAARAGHDRVVCEVNKTPPNPASDAFHAALGFVEVGTASVHGGSRTVRYLSHTPRQR; from the coding sequence ATGTTGCGGGACGCGGCGCTGGGAAAGGCCCTTCTTGCGCTCAACAACGCGCATGCGCAGGAGTTGTCCTGGCTGGAGGCAGAACGGCTCGAATACCTGATCAGCGAAGCGTTCCTCGCAAGACGGATTGGCCGTCTGGATGCCTTCCTGCTCGCCTTCGATCAGGACGCCCGATACGACAGTCCCAATTTCATCTGGTTCCACGCCCGCTATCCGCGCTTTGTGTATGTCGACCGGATCGTGGTCGCACCATCGGCGCGCGGACGCGGCTGCGGACGGCGGCTGTATGACGACCTGTTTGAGCACGCCGCCCGCGCCGGGCATGACCGCGTTGTCTGCGAGGTCAACAAGACACCTCCAAACCCGGCATCCGATGCCTTCCATGCGGCGCTTGGTTTTGTCGAGGTCGGCACCGCCAGCGTCCATGGCGGCAGCCGAACGGTTCGCTACCTGTCGCATACGCCGCGACAGCGCTGA
- a CDS encoding DUF1150 family protein, producing the protein MSDVSVTFEPEKVSVEALAHLGEGHIAYVKQVRSEDVPGLFPQAPKIAPGLKLFALHAADGTPIMLTDSREAAIANAWSNELQAVSVH; encoded by the coding sequence ATGAGTGACGTGAGTGTTACCTTCGAACCCGAAAAAGTTTCCGTTGAGGCGCTGGCCCATCTTGGTGAAGGCCACATCGCCTACGTGAAACAAGTCCGTTCCGAGGACGTGCCGGGACTGTTTCCGCAGGCGCCGAAAATCGCGCCGGGGCTGAAACTGTTCGCGCTGCATGCCGCCGACGGCACCCCGATCATGCTGACCGACAGCCGTGAAGCGGCGATCGCCAACGCATGGAGCAACGAGCTTCAGGCCGTCAGCGTGCACTGA
- a CDS encoding Hsp20 family protein codes for MSRVPSLSSPFLLGFDEIERALDRVVKGADGYPPYNIERCDRANGQPERLRITLAVAGFTRDQLDVTIEENQLVIRGRQQDDKARQYIHRGIAARHFQRTFVLAEGMHVLGADLKNGLLSIDLARPEPERVVKTIAINEHE; via the coding sequence ATGTCTCGTGTTCCTTCGTTATCCAGTCCGTTCCTGCTTGGGTTCGACGAAATCGAGCGTGCGCTCGACCGCGTCGTCAAAGGCGCCGACGGTTATCCTCCCTACAACATCGAGCGGTGTGACCGTGCCAACGGCCAGCCCGAACGGCTGCGCATCACGCTCGCGGTGGCGGGTTTTACCCGTGACCAACTCGATGTGACCATTGAGGAAAACCAGCTCGTGATCCGGGGCCGCCAGCAGGACGACAAGGCCCGGCAGTACATCCATCGCGGCATCGCCGCGCGCCACTTCCAGCGCACCTTCGTGCTGGCGGAGGGGATGCATGTGCTGGGCGCGGATCTGAAAAACGGGCTGTTGTCGATCGACCTCGCCAGGCCGGAGCCTGAAAGGGTCGTTAAGACAATTGCTATCAATGAGCACGAATAA
- a CDS encoding sn-glycerol-3-phosphate import ATP-binding protein UgpC has protein sequence MANVTLRNVRKTYAGGFEAIKGIDFDVGDGQFCVLVGPSGCGKSTLLRMVAGLETITGGEIDIGGRVVNQIEPADRDIAMVFQNYALYPHMSVYNNMAYGLRNRRMAEGEIKTRVEEAARILELGAMLERKPRQLSGGQRQRVAMGRAIVRQPKVFLFDEPLSNLDAKLRIAMRVEIRKLQRRLSTTSIYVTHDQLEAMTLADILVVMNGGQVEQIGNPLDIYQKPATTFVASFIGAPPMNLMPLRSDELKSQLAGDARVGEAAILGIRPEDFVITNETVSGGVALGLTVEAIERVGAETFVYGTRQHEVQGVAATPGELPPGEVIVRIPGAIAPGIGERIKAVAAPDKLHLFTADGRKRVGS, from the coding sequence ATGGCCAACGTCACCCTCCGCAACGTCCGCAAGACCTACGCCGGCGGCTTCGAAGCCATCAAGGGCATCGATTTCGACGTCGGCGACGGCCAGTTCTGCGTACTGGTCGGTCCGTCCGGTTGCGGCAAGTCCACGCTGTTGCGCATGGTCGCGGGGCTGGAGACCATTACCGGCGGTGAGATCGATATCGGCGGGCGCGTCGTCAACCAGATCGAGCCGGCCGACCGCGACATCGCGATGGTGTTCCAGAACTACGCGCTCTACCCGCACATGAGCGTCTACAACAACATGGCCTACGGCCTGCGCAACCGCCGCATGGCCGAAGGCGAGATCAAGACGCGCGTGGAAGAAGCCGCGCGCATTCTCGAACTTGGCGCGATGCTCGAGCGCAAGCCGCGGCAATTGTCCGGCGGCCAGCGCCAGCGCGTGGCGATGGGTCGCGCGATCGTGCGGCAGCCAAAGGTGTTTCTGTTCGACGAACCGCTGTCGAATCTCGACGCCAAGCTGCGCATCGCCATGCGGGTCGAAATCCGCAAATTGCAGCGCCGCCTCTCGACGACCTCGATCTACGTCACCCACGACCAGCTCGAGGCGATGACGCTGGCCGATATTCTCGTGGTCATGAACGGCGGCCAGGTCGAGCAGATCGGCAACCCGCTCGATATCTACCAGAAGCCCGCGACCACCTTTGTGGCTTCCTTCATCGGCGCCCCGCCGATGAATCTGATGCCGCTGCGCTCCGACGAACTGAAGTCACAATTGGCCGGCGATGCCCGCGTCGGCGAAGCTGCCATCCTCGGCATTCGCCCCGAGGATTTCGTCATCACGAACGAAACGGTTTCCGGCGGCGTGGCGCTCGGCCTCACCGTGGAGGCGATCGAGCGCGTCGGCGCCGAAACTTTTGTTTACGGCACCCGGCAGCACGAGGTTCAGGGCGTCGCCGCCACTCCGGGCGAACTGCCGCCGGGCGAGGTGATCGTGCGAATTCCCGGCGCCATAGCCCCCGGCATCGGCGAGCGAATCAAGGCCGTTGCGGCGCCCGACAAGCTGCATCTATTTACCGCCGACGGCCGCAAGCGGGTGGGTTCCTGA
- the ugpE gene encoding sn-glycerol-3-phosphate ABC transporter permease UgpE yields the protein MVEHRPLNDIIAYVILTLGVFIVAFPVWLALVASTHDAATVVGGHMPATPGTHALENYYRAIFVGGSRTSREPVANMLINSFVSAIGIAVGKIFISILSAYAVVYFRFPFRKTAFWIIFITLMLPVEVRIYPTYKVVADLKMLDTYAGLILPLIASATGTLLFRQFFMTVPDELLEASRIDGAGPFRFFWDTLLPLSVTTMAALFVIQFLYGWNQYLWPLLITTQDSMQTIVIGIKKMLVATDELAEWQLAMATAVLAMLPPVAVVIFMQRLFVRGLVQTEK from the coding sequence ATGGTCGAGCACCGCCCGCTCAACGATATCATTGCCTATGTGATCCTCACCCTCGGCGTATTCATCGTCGCCTTCCCGGTCTGGCTGGCGCTGGTTGCCTCGACCCATGACGCCGCGACCGTGGTCGGCGGCCACATGCCGGCAACGCCCGGTACGCACGCGCTGGAGAATTACTACCGCGCGATCTTCGTCGGCGGCTCGCGCACCAGCCGCGAGCCGGTCGCCAACATGCTGATCAATTCATTCGTCTCGGCGATCGGCATTGCGGTCGGTAAGATTTTCATCTCGATTCTCTCGGCATACGCCGTCGTCTATTTCCGCTTTCCCTTCCGCAAGACCGCGTTCTGGATCATCTTCATCACGCTGATGTTGCCGGTCGAGGTGCGCATTTATCCGACTTACAAGGTGGTTGCCGATCTCAAGATGCTTGACACCTATGCCGGCCTGATCCTGCCGCTGATTGCATCCGCCACCGGCACGCTCTTGTTCCGCCAGTTCTTCATGACCGTGCCGGATGAACTCCTGGAAGCTTCGCGCATCGATGGCGCCGGCCCCTTCCGCTTCTTCTGGGATACGCTGCTGCCGCTGTCGGTCACGACCATGGCCGCGTTGTTCGTGATCCAGTTCCTCTATGGCTGGAATCAGTATCTCTGGCCGCTTTTGATCACCACGCAGGATTCGATGCAGACCATCGTGATCGGCATCAAGAAGATGCTGGTGGCCACGGACGAGCTCGCTGAATGGCAGCTCGCGATGGCAACCGCGGTCCTTGCCATGCTGCCGCCTGTCGCGGTCGTCATCTTCATGCAGCGGCTGTTCGTGCGCGGCCTGGTCCAGACGGAAAAGTGA
- the ugpA gene encoding sn-glycerol-3-phosphate ABC transporter permease UgpA, whose protein sequence is MEKSTVFNNRLLPYLLLLPQLVITVVFFYWPASQAVWQSFLREDAFGLVSEFVGLENYQALFAQPEYYRSMLTTAIFSTLVGALSLSIALLFATQADKNLKAAPAYKTLMIWPYAVAPAVAGVLWFFMFQPSLGMLARPLRGMGIDWNPLLNADHALLLVVMASVWKQISYNFLFFLAGLQSIPKSVIEAGAIDGARPMRRFWTIVFPLLSPTTFFLLVVNVVYVFFDTFGIIDAVTGGGPAGATTTMVYKVYADGRLGGDLGGSAAQSVVLMVIVIALTAIQFRYVERKVQY, encoded by the coding sequence ATGGAAAAATCCACCGTCTTCAATAACCGCCTGCTGCCGTACCTGCTGCTTCTGCCGCAGCTCGTCATCACCGTCGTTTTCTTCTATTGGCCGGCGAGCCAGGCGGTGTGGCAGTCCTTTCTGCGTGAGGATGCGTTCGGTCTCGTCTCCGAGTTCGTCGGTCTGGAAAATTACCAGGCGCTGTTCGCCCAGCCTGAATATTACCGGTCGATGCTGACGACCGCGATCTTCTCGACACTGGTCGGGGCGCTTTCGCTCTCGATCGCGCTGTTGTTCGCAACGCAGGCCGACAAGAACCTCAAGGCCGCGCCCGCCTACAAGACGCTGATGATCTGGCCCTATGCGGTAGCGCCCGCAGTCGCCGGCGTGCTCTGGTTCTTCATGTTTCAGCCCTCGCTCGGCATGCTGGCGCGGCCGCTGCGTGGCATGGGCATCGACTGGAATCCGCTGCTCAATGCCGACCATGCCTTGCTCCTCGTGGTGATGGCCTCGGTGTGGAAGCAGATCTCCTACAATTTCCTGTTCTTCCTCGCCGGTCTGCAATCGATCCCCAAGAGCGTGATCGAGGCCGGCGCCATCGACGGCGCGCGCCCGATGCGGCGGTTCTGGACGATCGTCTTCCCACTGCTGTCGCCGACCACCTTCTTCCTGCTGGTGGTCAATGTCGTCTACGTCTTCTTCGATACCTTTGGCATCATCGACGCCGTGACCGGCGGCGGCCCCGCCGGGGCCACCACCACCATGGTCTACAAGGTCTATGCGGACGGCCGGCTCGGCGGCGACCTCGGCGGCTCGGCGGCGCAATCGGTGGTACTGATGGTGATCGTGATCGCGTTGACCGCGATCCAGTTCCGCTATGTCGAACGCAAGGTGCAGTACTGA